GTCCCATTGCGAATACACTGGCCCAGCGTTTCTTGCGTTGAATGTACGCCCGGGCTGCTTCACGCAGGAACTCTGAGCGACTGCGCGATTCCATTTTAGCAACTCTGTCTATCTCGCGAAGCAAACTCTCCTGAAACGCTATGTTAACAGTTTTCGTACCCATTCTGTTCCTTTCTCTCTATAGTAAATATACAATGATTGTATATCAGATGGCAAGTGGATATATGCGAAGATGAGGGAAAATAGCAGTTCTTCTCCATCCTTGTACTCATGATGCTGCTGAACAGGGGAAAGATCTCTCCTGAAGCGCGGGGAATGGATATACCGGGTATGAACAGGTTCTGAAGTGGCGACATCGGTTCGAATATGCTATAGTGGATGTGTTATGAAACACAATTCACAGATAGACTACTGGATTGACCTTGCTGATTACGATATAGATGTAGCACGCCTTATGCTGAAAGGTGGTAAATTCCTCTATGTCGGATTCATGTGTCATCAGGTTATTGAGAAAATGCTCAAGGCACTGTATGTCGCTGTAACTCAGGACAGGCCTCCCCTAACACATAACCTGACCGTTCTTTCCCGGAAATCCAATATTTATAATAAGCTATCTTCTGAACAGAAGGACCTGCTGGATACATTGGAGCCTTTAAATATCGAGGCTCGATATCCGACATACAAAGAACAACTTATGCAATCCCTTACGGATGACCGTACAGCCAGCATATTACACCGCACCGAGGATTTAATGATATGGATAAAAGAACAGCTTTTGAAAAAGTGAGAATGTATGCTGAACTGGTGTATTCGACTCTGCCTTCCAGTCGAGTAGTAATGTTCGGATCGCATGTTAACGGAACTCAACGAGAAGACAGCGATCTGGATGTTGCTGTTGTGGTTGATGAACTTGTGGGTGATTTCCTTGATCTTGCGATTCGTCTGTACCGTCTGCGTCGGTCCGTAGACGACCGGATCGAACCCGTATTGCTGATTGCCGGTGAGGATAGAAGCGGCTTTCTTGAGACAATATTGAAAACCGGATATATTGTAAGCAAAGTATCATAGAATCATTCACTG
This window of the Candidatus Aegiribacteria sp. genome carries:
- a CDS encoding ribbon-helix-helix domain-containing protein, which gives rise to MGTKTVNIAFQESLLREIDRVAKMESRSRSEFLREAARAYIQRKKRWASVFAMGREIARSKGLTPEDIATEIKAYRRARGSRR
- a CDS encoding HEPN domain-containing protein; the encoded protein is MKHNSQIDYWIDLADYDIDVARLMLKGGKFLYVGFMCHQVIEKMLKALYVAVTQDRPPLTHNLTVLSRKSNIYNKLSSEQKDLLDTLEPLNIEARYPTYKEQLMQSLTDDRTASILHRTEDLMIWIKEQLLKK
- a CDS encoding nucleotidyltransferase domain-containing protein; translated protein: MDKRTAFEKVRMYAELVYSTLPSSRVVMFGSHVNGTQREDSDLDVAVVVDELVGDFLDLAIRLYRLRRSVDDRIEPVLLIAGEDRSGFLETILKTGYIVSKVS